The following coding sequences are from one Paenibacillus stellifer window:
- a CDS encoding WD40/YVTN/BNR-like repeat-containing protein, giving the protein MPSAGARHKILRTLFILIPAALILASCSSPKPEPSPSPVLPSASPEEGQTITLITPDASNIDSSKTSKYQIQTRLTDFELMSGTEGLAWGVTRNSLRLYMTRDNGKTWSNISPSSTVQFSSNPVYGKDIFFTDPSNGWIIRQSFGMMETVVLRTRDGGATWKVSSLNQGSDIRSIYFVSALKGWLLATWDSEDEHESKALYKTEDGGATWKTVMQNDQYMPNSPHPALPVAGETGGLVFRDFNHGLNILNRSDGPELYHSFDGGAGWRKDTSFSSDIKKLTDYEKINAGTPHFFSFNNGWIPVSAGKKGQDGTFWGGYFTADGGSSWKYVSFNLGIQTGTNADIPPTFLNNTTGWRLIGNLLYRTDDQGKVWKALSTSSVLKSKLAEYPEIVKLQFIDEETGWLLIEKSEDKRSILLQTTDGGLSWHVM; this is encoded by the coding sequence TTGCCATCTGCAGGTGCCCGCCACAAGATACTGAGAACTCTATTTATTCTGATCCCGGCTGCGCTGATTCTGGCATCGTGTTCGTCTCCGAAGCCGGAACCGTCTCCAAGTCCGGTATTGCCAAGCGCTTCGCCGGAGGAAGGGCAGACGATCACACTGATTACACCGGATGCGTCCAACATTGACTCCTCCAAAACATCCAAATACCAGATCCAGACCCGGCTCACCGACTTCGAGTTGATGAGCGGTACGGAAGGGCTGGCTTGGGGCGTGACCAGGAATTCCCTCAGGCTCTACATGACTCGCGACAACGGAAAGACCTGGAGCAACATTTCGCCGTCATCCACGGTTCAGTTCTCTTCGAACCCTGTGTACGGCAAAGATATATTCTTCACCGATCCTAGTAACGGCTGGATTATCCGGCAGTCTTTCGGCATGATGGAGACTGTGGTGCTGCGGACCCGAGACGGGGGCGCGACCTGGAAGGTGTCCTCCTTGAACCAGGGGAGCGACATCAGGTCGATTTACTTTGTGTCGGCACTTAAAGGCTGGTTATTGGCGACCTGGGACTCTGAAGACGAGCATGAGAGCAAAGCTCTTTATAAGACAGAAGACGGCGGTGCCACCTGGAAGACTGTGATGCAGAACGACCAGTACATGCCCAATTCGCCGCATCCCGCACTTCCGGTGGCCGGAGAGACCGGGGGACTCGTATTCCGCGATTTCAATCACGGATTGAATATCCTGAATCGGTCCGATGGTCCTGAGCTGTATCATTCATTCGATGGGGGGGCTGGCTGGCGTAAAGACACGTCGTTCTCGTCCGATATCAAGAAATTGACGGATTACGAAAAAATCAACGCCGGAACGCCACATTTTTTCAGCTTCAACAACGGCTGGATTCCGGTATCGGCCGGCAAGAAGGGGCAGGACGGAACATTTTGGGGCGGATATTTCACCGCGGACGGGGGCAGCAGCTGGAAATATGTTTCGTTCAATTTAGGGATTCAAACAGGTACCAACGCTGATATTCCGCCTACTTTCTTGAACAATACCACTGGCTGGCGTCTGATCGGCAATCTGCTGTACCGGACGGATGATCAAGGCAAGGTCTGGAAAGCATTATCCACCAGCAGCGTCCTCAAATCGAAGCTCGCCGAATACCCCGAGATCGTGAAGCTGCAATTCATTGATGAGGAAACAGGCTGGCTGCTGATTGAAAAAAGCGAGGACAAGCGCTCGATTCTGCTGCAGACGACTGATGGCGGCCTCAGCTGGCATGTGATGTGA
- a CDS encoding amino acid permease, which translates to MNVFRKKPLAISHDTDASKLSKTLGALDLTALGVGAIIGTGIFVMTGVAAAEHAGPALVLSFIIAGLACALSALCYSEFASSIPVSGSAYAYSYVAFGELLAWVLGWDLVLEYGVAAAAVASGWSGYFQGLLDGFDIHLPTILSGAYNADEGTLVNLPAIFIILLITLLLTRGVKETARFNEAMVLIKLAVVLLFIITGIFFVKPTNWTPFMPFGFHGIMNGAATVFFAYIGFDALSTAAEEVKRPQRDLPIGIISSLAICTILYIAVSLVLTGIVPYQSLNVSDPVSFALRFVGQDMIAGFISIGAIAGMTTVLLVMLFGQTRLLFAISRDGLLPKSLSVVSPKTQTPVRSTWMVGGIIALLTGFIPLDRLANLTSIGTLFAFLVVSLGVIVLRKTQPHLKRGFTVPWVPVIPLLSAAACAYLMINLGYETWIGFFVWLIAGLFIYSLYGYHNSRLNQERSRRS; encoded by the coding sequence ATGAACGTTTTTCGTAAAAAACCGCTTGCCATATCTCACGATACCGATGCCAGCAAGCTGAGCAAAACACTGGGCGCCCTCGATTTGACCGCCCTTGGAGTCGGCGCCATCATAGGGACCGGCATTTTCGTCATGACGGGTGTAGCCGCCGCCGAGCACGCCGGACCGGCGCTTGTACTCTCCTTCATTATCGCCGGACTGGCCTGTGCCCTGTCCGCTCTCTGCTACTCGGAATTCGCTTCCAGCATTCCGGTGTCGGGGAGTGCCTATGCCTACAGCTATGTGGCATTCGGAGAGCTTCTGGCCTGGGTGCTCGGCTGGGACCTTGTGCTGGAATATGGCGTGGCTGCGGCGGCGGTCGCCAGCGGCTGGTCCGGATATTTTCAGGGGTTGCTTGATGGCTTCGACATCCATTTGCCTACTATTTTGTCGGGAGCGTATAATGCGGATGAGGGAACACTCGTCAATCTCCCGGCTATTTTCATCATACTGCTGATCACTCTTCTGCTTACGCGCGGAGTCAAAGAAACAGCCCGCTTTAATGAAGCAATGGTTCTGATCAAGCTTGCGGTCGTGCTCTTATTCATTATTACGGGTATCTTCTTTGTGAAGCCGACGAACTGGACTCCATTTATGCCTTTCGGATTTCACGGCATTATGAACGGCGCAGCGACCGTCTTCTTCGCCTACATCGGCTTCGATGCCCTGTCGACCGCTGCGGAGGAGGTCAAGCGGCCTCAGCGTGATCTGCCGATTGGAATCATATCATCGCTCGCGATATGCACGATATTGTACATAGCCGTTTCCCTTGTGCTGACAGGAATCGTTCCTTACCAGAGCCTGAATGTCAGCGACCCGGTATCCTTTGCGCTGCGATTTGTGGGCCAGGATATGATCGCCGGCTTCATCTCGATCGGCGCCATCGCGGGCATGACGACGGTGCTCCTCGTTATGCTCTTCGGCCAGACCCGGCTGCTGTTCGCGATTTCTCGCGACGGACTGCTGCCAAAGAGTCTGTCGGTCGTCAGTCCGAAGACGCAAACGCCTGTCCGCAGCACATGGATGGTGGGCGGCATTATTGCCCTGCTGACCGGATTCATTCCGCTCGACCGGCTGGCGAATCTGACCAGCATCGGAACGCTGTTCGCATTTCTGGTCGTATCACTCGGCGTTATTGTGCTCCGCAAAACCCAGCCACACTTGAAGAGAGGCTTCACGGTGCCTTGGGTTCCCGTGATTCCGCTGCTCAGCGCGGCCGCATGCGCCTATTTAATGATTAATCTGGGCTACGAAACCTGGATCGGCTTCTTCGTGTGGCTGATCGCCGGCCTGTTTATTTACAGCCTCTACGGCTACCACAACAGCCGCCTGAACCAAGAACGCAGCCGCCGGAGCTAA
- a CDS encoding LysE family translocator — translation MFTLSGLALFALAAVILILIPGPDLIFAVTQGMTNGKRAGVVTALGLAMGNTIHTLAAALGLSVLVKTSPILFTVFKIAGALYLFNLARKSIKYRKMPITAAEGEQTANDRSLFIRGLTMNVLNPKVAIFFLTFLPQFVHYDYGYVPVQMITLGLIFIVLTALIFGALAYFAGAAAGRLLKNPRVNEAANIVAGSIFTLLGLKLLTTSP, via the coding sequence TTGTTCACATTATCCGGACTTGCACTATTTGCCTTAGCGGCAGTCATTCTGATCCTCATTCCCGGTCCCGATCTGATCTTCGCGGTGACACAGGGGATGACCAACGGCAAGAGAGCGGGAGTCGTTACGGCGCTTGGCCTGGCGATGGGCAATACTATTCATACCTTGGCCGCAGCTCTAGGTTTGTCCGTTCTGGTCAAGACTTCGCCTATATTGTTCACCGTATTTAAAATCGCAGGAGCTTTGTATTTGTTTAACCTGGCGAGAAAGTCGATTAAGTACCGGAAGATGCCCATTACAGCAGCAGAGGGAGAACAAACGGCGAATGACCGGTCTCTGTTTATTAGGGGGCTGACCATGAACGTTTTGAACCCGAAGGTGGCGATCTTCTTTCTGACCTTTCTGCCGCAATTCGTCCATTATGATTACGGATACGTGCCTGTGCAAATGATAACTCTGGGTCTGATCTTCATCGTACTGACGGCTCTGATCTTTGGCGCGCTGGCTTATTTCGCCGGAGCCGCCGCCGGCAGGCTCCTTAAGAATCCAAGAGTAAACGAGGCTGCGAATATCGTCGCCGGGTCCATCTTTACTCTGCTTGGACTTAAACTGTTGACGACATCACCATAA
- a CDS encoding L-lactate dehydrogenase — MAPPFKPNRVVVIGTGAVGTTTAYTLLLRNRMPELVLIDVNHQKALGEALDMNHGLPFVGGVKLWAGTYEDCREADIIIVTAGASQKPGETRIDLLRKNISIFRDIIQKITKYNSHAILLIATNPVDILAYATLKISGFDRRRVIGSGTVLDSARFRYLIGKYKEIDPRSIHGSIIGEHGDSEVPVWSLANVSGTDLGFDEDTRKEIYEDTKNAAYEIINAKGSTSYAIALALDRIVAAILGNEGAVLNVSTLLNNYNGVSDIFLGAPCVVDRSGVREVLPLPMSDEETKLFQQSAEKLKGEISKLEF, encoded by the coding sequence ATGGCCCCCCCATTCAAACCTAATCGAGTCGTTGTCATTGGCACAGGAGCCGTCGGCACAACTACAGCTTACACCCTGCTGCTGCGCAACCGGATGCCCGAATTGGTCTTGATCGATGTTAATCACCAGAAAGCGCTTGGCGAAGCGCTGGATATGAACCACGGCCTTCCGTTTGTCGGAGGCGTCAAGCTGTGGGCCGGCACCTATGAGGACTGCCGTGAAGCGGACATCATTATCGTTACGGCAGGCGCTTCACAGAAGCCGGGTGAAACCCGCATCGATCTGCTCCGCAAAAATATTTCGATCTTCCGGGATATTATCCAGAAGATTACCAAATATAATTCTCATGCGATTCTGCTGATCGCCACGAATCCGGTCGATATTCTGGCTTACGCCACGCTCAAGATCAGCGGCTTCGACCGCCGCCGGGTCATTGGCTCCGGCACCGTGCTCGACAGCGCGCGCTTCCGCTATCTGATCGGCAAATACAAGGAAATCGATCCCCGGAGCATCCATGGCTCCATCATTGGGGAGCATGGCGATTCCGAGGTGCCGGTATGGAGTCTGGCCAATGTCAGCGGTACCGACCTCGGCTTCGACGAAGACACACGCAAGGAAATTTACGAAGACACCAAAAATGCCGCCTACGAGATCATTAATGCCAAAGGCTCCACTTCCTATGCCATCGCGCTGGCGCTGGACCGGATTGTAGCGGCGATCCTCGGCAATGAAGGCGCCGTGCTGAATGTATCCACACTGCTGAACAACTACAACGGCGTGTCCGATATCTTCCTGGGCGCACCATGCGTTGTAGATCGTTCTGGCGTACGCGAGGTGCTGCCCCTGCCGATGAGCGACGAGGAGACCAAGCTGTTCCAGCAGTCTGCCGAGAAGCTCAAAGGTGAAATCTCAAAACTGGAGTTTTAG
- a CDS encoding tyrosine-type recombinase/integrase: MTEYEEELEAFVIWMKDAGYTAYTQKSYINDVRQFLAGLQGKPLGSVKKLHVISYLSRMRESGVSDSTRNRKHASVNCFFKALNELELLQANPASGIKKSRTEKNREPVYLEEEDLRHFLAHVSGKYKTRNLAVFLLMAYMGLRVGEVHSLNIGDYHPERRTLNVFGKGRKWRSVPVPEAAASYLEEAISERLEPWRGNREDAMFISQKGRRLSIRTIQNIASETFDRFQNGLPAARRRSYSSHKLRHSFATMLLRKGADLRTVQELLGHSSIQTTTVYTHITNREKEEAMSRLQLELMQ; encoded by the coding sequence ATGACCGAATACGAAGAAGAACTGGAAGCCTTCGTCATCTGGATGAAGGATGCCGGCTATACGGCATACACTCAAAAATCCTATATAAACGATGTCCGGCAGTTCCTGGCTGGCCTTCAAGGCAAGCCTCTCGGCTCGGTCAAGAAGCTGCATGTGATCTCGTACCTGAGCCGGATGCGCGAGAGCGGGGTCAGTGATTCGACCCGTAACCGCAAGCATGCGTCGGTAAACTGCTTCTTCAAGGCGCTGAACGAGTTGGAACTGCTTCAGGCCAACCCCGCCTCAGGCATCAAGAAATCGAGAACCGAGAAAAATCGGGAGCCGGTCTATCTGGAGGAGGAGGATCTTCGGCATTTCCTTGCACATGTAAGCGGTAAGTACAAGACCCGGAATTTGGCGGTGTTCCTGCTGATGGCTTATATGGGCCTTCGAGTAGGCGAGGTGCACTCGCTCAATATTGGTGACTACCATCCGGAACGCCGGACGCTCAATGTCTTCGGCAAAGGCCGGAAATGGCGGTCTGTTCCCGTTCCGGAGGCAGCCGCTTCCTATCTGGAGGAAGCCATTTCAGAGCGGCTTGAGCCTTGGCGCGGGAATCGGGAAGACGCGATGTTCATTTCCCAGAAAGGGCGCAGGCTCTCGATCCGTACCATACAGAACATTGCTTCCGAGACCTTCGACCGGTTCCAGAACGGACTTCCGGCAGCCCGCCGCCGTTCTTATTCCAGCCATAAGCTTCGGCATTCATTCGCGACTATGCTGCTGAGAAAAGGCGCGGATCTGAGAACGGTTCAGGAGCTGCTCGGACACTCCTCCATCCAGACGACGACGGTATACACGCATATCACGAACAGGGAGAAGGAGGAAGCCATGTCCCGCCTCCAGCTTGAGCTAATGCAATAA
- a CDS encoding LysR family transcriptional regulator, with protein MESRHLFTFLEVVEAGSFTRAAQKLDYAQSSITAQIQALEQELGQPLFDRIGKKIVLTDAGRRLLPYARQIMRMHSMAEEDLRAHSAVSGLLRIGAPESLAAFRLPGIISEYRSKFPQVEIILKPGSCWELREMSRSGEMDLSFLLQEEFSDKDLHVETLIHEEMALVAPVGHRLSNGIQVSPDDLRNETILHTETGCSYRLLFERYLNASGVYPDPKLEFWSIEAIKQCVMAGLGLSLLPLVTVRKELEEGRLARLLWDDSTHRVATQMAFHHKKWRSPALEAFLETTRKHAGLWRQDKISV; from the coding sequence GTGGAGTCCAGACATTTGTTCACCTTTCTTGAAGTCGTGGAGGCGGGAAGCTTCACCCGCGCCGCGCAGAAGCTGGATTATGCCCAGTCCAGCATCACGGCCCAGATTCAGGCGCTGGAGCAGGAATTGGGTCAGCCGTTGTTCGACCGGATCGGGAAGAAGATCGTTCTGACCGATGCGGGACGGCGGCTTCTTCCTTATGCACGGCAAATAATGCGAATGCACAGCATGGCCGAAGAGGATTTGCGCGCTCACAGCGCTGTCTCGGGCCTGCTGCGGATCGGAGCGCCGGAGTCGCTGGCAGCGTTCCGGCTGCCCGGCATCATCAGCGAGTACCGCTCCAAGTTCCCGCAGGTCGAGATCATCCTGAAGCCGGGTTCGTGCTGGGAACTTCGGGAAATGAGCCGGTCTGGGGAGATGGATTTGTCATTCCTTCTTCAGGAGGAGTTCAGTGACAAGGACCTGCATGTAGAGACGCTCATTCATGAGGAAATGGCGCTTGTTGCGCCAGTCGGTCACAGACTCTCGAATGGCATTCAGGTCAGCCCGGATGATCTGCGCAACGAGACGATCCTGCACACCGAAACAGGCTGCTCCTACCGCCTGCTCTTCGAGCGGTATTTGAACGCATCCGGCGTATATCCGGACCCCAAGCTGGAATTCTGGAGCATTGAAGCGATCAAGCAGTGCGTCATGGCCGGGCTTGGATTGTCGCTGCTGCCGCTCGTTACGGTGCGGAAGGAGCTTGAAGAGGGCAGGCTCGCAAGGCTCCTCTGGGATGACTCGACCCACCGCGTAGCGACGCAGATGGCTTTTCACCATAAGAAATGGCGATCTCCCGCGCTGGAGGCGTTCCTGGAGACGACCCGCAAGCACGCCGGTCTTTGGCGTCAGGATAAGATATCCGTATAG
- a CDS encoding amino acid permease, whose product MKQSVTLRSQIGMPQAIALYIGAVLGSGILIVPGLAAEMAGPASLLAWGLMTLLILPMALSMGFLSAKYPNAGGVSHFVTLAFGERAGSLTGWFFLMSVPIGAPVAALTGAGYMTAAMGWGEPARIGLAALMLAVGLGMNVVGMSLAGKVQIAVVVAIIAVLVCAFGTALPHMERAAFTPFAPHGWLNVGRSAAILFWCFIGWEAVSHLSEEFKDPQRAAIKGITIAAVIVGTLYFLSALATVGTGSYLDGAASAALVRMISGPLGRWGGLTAGLTGMFICTATIIAYAGAASRVAYAMARQGSAPAWMGRMSRRFHTPIGALLFLLLCFIAVMSLYGSGLLSLTTLITFPNATFILTYIGGCAAGVRLLKGSRFGSAVSWISLIATVAVFPFTGMAIGYPLVICLVYSLFVLLRSRTDRRSASAEQPVPGSSGDRTAAHSRRRA is encoded by the coding sequence ATGAAGCAATCCGTAACGCTGCGCAGTCAGATCGGCATGCCGCAGGCCATCGCGCTCTACATCGGAGCTGTTCTTGGATCCGGCATCCTGATTGTCCCCGGGCTGGCGGCCGAAATGGCCGGACCCGCCTCCCTGCTCGCCTGGGGCCTGATGACGCTGCTTATTCTGCCTATGGCGCTGTCCATGGGCTTTCTTTCCGCCAAATACCCGAATGCGGGCGGCGTCTCGCACTTCGTCACGCTCGCATTCGGTGAACGGGCCGGCTCGCTGACAGGCTGGTTCTTCCTCATGTCTGTACCGATCGGCGCACCGGTTGCCGCGCTCACCGGTGCAGGCTACATGACGGCGGCCATGGGCTGGGGCGAGCCGGCCCGGATCGGCCTTGCCGCCTTGATGCTGGCTGTCGGCCTCGGCATGAATGTCGTCGGCATGTCGCTTGCCGGCAAAGTGCAGATCGCGGTGGTAGTTGCCATCATCGCGGTGCTGGTCTGCGCCTTCGGAACGGCGCTGCCGCATATGGAGCGGGCCGCCTTCACCCCGTTCGCCCCGCATGGCTGGCTGAATGTCGGCCGCTCGGCAGCCATCCTGTTCTGGTGCTTCATCGGCTGGGAAGCCGTCTCCCACCTGTCCGAAGAATTCAAGGACCCGCAGCGTGCGGCGATTAAGGGCATTACAATAGCGGCGGTCATCGTCGGCACGCTGTACTTCCTGTCGGCGCTGGCGACCGTCGGCACCGGCAGCTATTTGGACGGAGCCGCTTCGGCGGCGCTCGTCCGGATGATCAGCGGCCCGCTCGGCCGCTGGGGCGGCCTTACTGCCGGGCTCACCGGCATGTTCATCTGCACGGCGACCATTATCGCCTACGCAGGTGCCGCCTCGCGCGTCGCATATGCGATGGCCCGGCAGGGAAGCGCCCCGGCCTGGATGGGCCGCATGTCCCGGCGCTTCCATACGCCGATCGGCGCGCTGCTGTTCCTGCTGCTGTGCTTCATCGCCGTTATGTCGCTCTATGGCAGCGGCCTGCTCTCGCTGACCACGCTGATCACCTTCCCGAACGCTACCTTCATCCTGACGTATATCGGCGGCTGCGCCGCCGGGGTCCGTCTGCTGAAGGGAAGCCGCTTCGGGTCTGCAGTCAGCTGGATCTCCCTGATCGCAACCGTCGCCGTCTTCCCGTTCACGGGAATGGCGATCGGTTACCCTCTCGTGATATGCCTCGTGTACAGCCTCTTCGTACTATTGCGCAGCCGTACTGATCGCAGATCGGCATCCGCAGAGCAGCCTGTGCCCGGTTCATCCGGCGACCGCACAGCCGCACACTCACGCAGACGCGCATAG
- a CDS encoding GNAT family N-acetyltransferase, producing the protein MESITIRQVSWGTPEYHEALALRDKVLRRPLGMSIKDDPWQQETEDIHVCAGSGDVLIGVLLLRKLDDTTVQMKQVAVDEAARGRQVGTQMAEFAEALARREGYHRIVLHARETAVPFYEKMKYICEGERFTEIGIPHRHMYKDIRNC; encoded by the coding sequence ATGGAATCCATCACGATCAGACAAGTGAGCTGGGGAACACCGGAATACCATGAGGCATTGGCGCTGCGGGATAAAGTGCTCCGGCGTCCGCTTGGGATGAGTATCAAGGACGATCCCTGGCAGCAGGAAACCGAAGATATACATGTATGTGCCGGCAGCGGCGATGTTCTGATTGGCGTGTTGCTGCTCCGGAAGTTGGATGACACAACGGTCCAAATGAAACAGGTTGCCGTTGACGAGGCGGCGAGGGGCCGGCAGGTGGGCACACAAATGGCCGAATTTGCCGAAGCCCTTGCCAGACGGGAAGGTTATCACCGGATCGTACTGCATGCGCGTGAGACGGCGGTTCCTTTTTATGAAAAAATGAAATATATATGCGAAGGAGAAAGGTTTACGGAAATCGGCATCCCCCACCGGCATATGTATAAGGATATTCGCAATTGTTAG
- a CDS encoding ABC transporter ATP-binding protein: protein MNMMTVKGLTKRYKDLTAVEDISFNLEQDRIYGLIGRNGAGKTTLMRMLTAQMEASSGDIRIFGEHPRENNRVLSQICFIKESQQYPDHFKVRDVLDVAAKLFPQWDAGIAQGLMRDFDLPEKRQVKKLSRGMLSSLGIIVGLASRAPLTMFDEPYLGLDAVAREIFYDRLLEDYQIIPRTFIISTHLIDEISRILEHILLIDKGRLVLDTETDELRGTAYTVTGPASAVETYLEGRKVMSRERIGGYIKASVRETLNPQAQRQSMELGLDLSSVSLQQLIVYMTGKRQDETQGEDNAL, encoded by the coding sequence ATGAATATGATGACCGTAAAAGGTCTGACCAAACGATATAAGGACTTGACTGCCGTCGAAGACATCTCCTTCAATTTGGAGCAGGATCGGATCTATGGACTGATCGGGAGGAACGGCGCAGGGAAGACGACATTGATGCGAATGCTGACTGCCCAAATGGAGGCCAGTTCAGGGGATATCCGGATTTTCGGTGAACATCCCAGGGAGAATAACCGGGTGCTCTCCCAGATCTGCTTTATCAAGGAGAGCCAGCAATATCCGGATCATTTTAAAGTTCGCGATGTGCTGGATGTTGCAGCCAAGCTGTTCCCGCAGTGGGACGCGGGCATTGCGCAGGGCTTGATGCGGGACTTCGACCTTCCCGAGAAGCGCCAGGTGAAGAAGCTCTCGCGCGGAATGCTCTCAAGTCTCGGCATTATCGTCGGTCTGGCCAGCAGAGCTCCATTGACGATGTTCGATGAACCGTATTTGGGATTGGATGCGGTAGCCAGAGAAATTTTTTACGACCGGCTGCTTGAAGATTATCAAATCATCCCCCGAACATTCATCATCTCGACTCATCTGATTGACGAAATCAGCCGCATACTCGAACATATACTGCTCATTGACAAAGGACGGCTTGTGCTCGATACAGAGACGGATGAGCTTCGCGGAACCGCTTATACCGTGACCGGGCCTGCGTCCGCCGTTGAAACCTATCTTGAAGGGCGCAAAGTCATGAGCCGCGAGCGTATCGGAGGCTACATCAAAGCATCGGTCCGGGAGACTCTCAATCCTCAGGCACAGAGACAATCGATGGAGCTGGGTCTTGATCTATCCTCCGTATCGCTGCAGCAGCTTATTGTATATATGACCGGGAAGAGGCAGGATGAAACACAAGGGGAGGACAACGCGTTATGA
- a CDS encoding GntR family transcriptional regulator has protein sequence MDDSRPIFLQISEKIENDILEMRLPEESQVPSTNQFAALYQINPATAAKGVNVLVDEGILYKKRGIGMFVAEGAREKLMEKRREHFYEQYVVALLQEAKKLGISVEQVTAMISKGAGDR, from the coding sequence ATGGATGACAGCCGACCGATTTTTCTGCAGATATCAGAGAAGATCGAGAATGACATATTGGAAATGAGGCTGCCGGAGGAGAGCCAGGTTCCATCCACCAATCAGTTCGCGGCTCTGTACCAGATCAACCCGGCTACGGCGGCCAAGGGTGTGAATGTGCTGGTGGATGAAGGGATTCTCTACAAGAAGCGCGGCATCGGCATGTTCGTGGCGGAAGGAGCGAGAGAGAAGCTGATGGAGAAGAGACGGGAGCATTTCTATGAGCAGTATGTGGTAGCGCTGCTCCAGGAAGCGAAGAAGCTTGGCATATCGGTGGAGCAGGTTACCGCGATGATCTCGAAAGGAGCCGGGGACAGATGA
- a CDS encoding STAS domain-containing protein: protein MNETVIRIPQEFSVEKAWLFRDEIRGLIEEGTLVFMLDFSDCTFIDSTGLGVIVSSYKKCVEAGGTIRLKSLSPNVMNVFQLTRLNHVFEILT from the coding sequence ATGAATGAAACGGTGATCCGGATTCCGCAGGAATTTTCCGTCGAGAAAGCTTGGCTGTTCAGAGATGAAATCCGCGGCCTTATTGAAGAAGGAACGCTTGTCTTTATGCTGGATTTCAGCGATTGCACCTTTATCGACAGTACGGGGCTCGGGGTGATTGTCAGCTCCTACAAAAAATGTGTGGAAGCGGGCGGCACCATCCGCCTAAAATCGCTCTCACCCAACGTGATGAATGTCTTTCAGCTGACGAGATTGAATCATGTGTTTGAGATCCTTACTTAA